In bacterium, the genomic window CGTTCAATCTGCCTGTACGCAAAGAGCGGCCGACTTGAGGACGTGTGCGCCGGACCGATTGTCGAGCTGTTATCGTGAGTGTTCCACCGGCGGATGCGCGGTCTGTCGAAACGACGGTCTAAAAAATTTGCAATGGAATGAGCCAATCGATTACCCTCAGCGTCGTCATCGTCAACTATAATGTTCGTGAATTTCTTGAGCAGGCGATCAAATCCGCCCTCAGCGCTCTGGCCGAAATGCGGCATGAGATCTGGGTCGTAGATAACGCTTCGACCGACGGCAGCGTGGACTTTATCCGTACGATGTTTCCCCAGGTTCACCTGCTGGTCAATCGCACCAACGTCGGCTTTGCCAAAGCCAACAATCAGGCGCTGGCGCAGTGCCGCGGCGATTTCATCTGTCTGCTCAATCCGGACACCATTGTTGAAGAAAAGACGTTTTCAACCATGGTGGAGTTTTTTGGCCGACATCCAGAGGCCGGCGCCGCGGGTTGCAAGGTCCTTAATCCGGACGGTTCCCTGCAGTTGGCCTGCCGTCGCAGTTTCCCCACCCCTTGGGTCGCGTTCGGCAAGATCTCCGGCCTGGCTGCGCTTTTTCCCAATAGCCGCTGCTTTGGACGCTATAACCTGACCTATCTCGATCCGGACCAGACGGCAGAGGTGGAGGCCATTTCCGGCTCTTTCATGATGTTCCGGCGCGCGGTATTCGCGCAGGTCGGCTTTCTGGATGAATCTTTTTTTATGTACGGCGAGGATCTCGACTATTGTTTTCGCATCCGCGAAGAGGGCTGGAAGATCTATTATGTCCCGGATACACGGATCATCCATTTCAAAGGGGAGAGCTCGAAGAAGAGCCCGTTCGAACAGCGCAGCCTTTTTTATCAGGCCATGCGGCTTTTTGTCCACAAGCATCTGGATAAAGGCCGCGCCCTGATCCCCATGTGGATTCTGCTGGTAGCCATTCGCGTGCGATCCCTATTCGCCCATCTTTCTGCGCTGGCGCGCCTGATCGCGCTCCCCGCGGTGGATCTGGCTTTCATGTCAGTCAATCTGGCGCTGGCCATCTATGGCCGTTTTCAACCGCTGTTCCCGTGGAAGAGCTTTGTCATCGTCCATGTGCTGTACAGCCTGATCTGGCTGCTGCTGCTGGCCCGGCATGAGGTCTATCAACGGCATCCCTTCAGCTATGTGAAAGCAGGATCCGCTGTGCTCCTCGGCTGGATCGTCAACAGCGCCTTGACCTTTTTTTTCAAAGACATCGGCTTTTCCCGGCTGGTGGTCCTCTATGCCGGATTGCTGAATTTGGTCGCCCTGCCGGGCTGGCGGCTGCTTTTCAAAGTGATGGCCCATATCAACGTCCATTATCTGCAGGGAGTGTGGGGCAGTCGTTTTCTGCATCCGCAAACCTTGCTGGTGATGGATGTGGACGGCGCCGAGCAACTGCTGCGCCGGCTGCAGCTGCGCTTGGAAAACCACTATCGGGTAACAGGCCTCATTCTCGCAGGCGAAACGGAACAGATTCGCCAGATAAGCGGCGTGCCGGTGCTGGGAGCCATCGACCAGATTGCGGAGGTGATTCGGCAAAAAAAGATACAGCAGGTGATCTTTGCCACCGAACGGATCGCCAACTTTCAGATCCTCTCCATCATCTCCGCTGACCACGGACGGCCGGTGACCTTTAAATGGATTCCGCCGGCCATGGATGTGATCATCGGCAAGGCGTCGGTGGATTACGTGGAAGATCTGCCGTTTCTCGATATCGAGTACCGGCTTCATGAGATGAGCAACCGCTGGCTGAAACGCAGCCTGGACATCGTGCTGTCGTTTTTACTGCTGCTGTATTCAAGTCCGCGGTATGTGTGGTGTCGGCTGGTGGAGAAGCGGCGGCTGCAAGCGAACGTCTATGCCGGTGTTCGGGGCCGTCCTTTCACGCTCTGGCGTTTTTCTGATTCGCCGAGTCGCCGCCGGCCCGGCCCTTCCCTGATGTGGTGGTCTGTGTTCAAAGGGGACATGAGTATGGTCGGCTGCGCCCTGCCGACGTCCTCCGCGCAGCCGCCGTTGCTCAAGCCCGGTTGGACCGGACTGGAACGGCTGCAGCAGGACAACGGGTTGGCCGGCAGCGACCGTGAACGGCTGCAGTTGTATTATATGAAAAACTATTCAGTGTGGCTGGACTTGGAGATTATTTTTCAAACCGTGCTGCACACTTTAAAGAGGTGATATGAACCAGTTCGTGTTGGATTTTGAAAAGCCCATCCGGGAGCTTGAAAAGCGAATCGCGGACCTGCGCGGCAACAGCAAGCCGGAGGACGCCTTTGCCGCAAAAGAGATTAAAAAGCTCGAAGCGCAGGTCGTGCGCTTACGCGCCCAGATCTACGCCAGATTGACGCGATGGCAGCGGGTGCAGTTGGCCCGTCACCCTAACCGGCCATACACTCTGGATTATATCGAGCGTATGATCACCGATTTTATCGAACTTCATGGCGACCGTTTCTTCGGCGATGATCCGGCAATCGTCGCCGGCATCGGCCGTTTGGAGCAGCAACCG contains:
- a CDS encoding glycosyltransferase, coding for MSQSITLSVVIVNYNVREFLEQAIKSALSALAEMRHEIWVVDNASTDGSVDFIRTMFPQVHLLVNRTNVGFAKANNQALAQCRGDFICLLNPDTIVEEKTFSTMVEFFGRHPEAGAAGCKVLNPDGSLQLACRRSFPTPWVAFGKISGLAALFPNSRCFGRYNLTYLDPDQTAEVEAISGSFMMFRRAVFAQVGFLDESFFMYGEDLDYCFRIREEGWKIYYVPDTRIIHFKGESSKKSPFEQRSLFYQAMRLFVHKHLDKGRALIPMWILLVAIRVRSLFAHLSALARLIALPAVDLAFMSVNLALAIYGRFQPLFPWKSFVIVHVLYSLIWLLLLARHEVYQRHPFSYVKAGSAVLLGWIVNSALTFFFKDIGFSRLVVLYAGLLNLVALPGWRLLFKVMAHINVHYLQGVWGSRFLHPQTLLVMDVDGAEQLLRRLQLRLENHYRVTGLILAGETEQIRQISGVPVLGAIDQIAEVIRQKKIQQVIFATERIANFQILSIISADHGRPVTFKWIPPAMDVIIGKASVDYVEDLPFLDIEYRLHEMSNRWLKRSLDIVLSFLLLLYSSPRYVWCRLVEKRRLQANVYAGVRGRPFTLWRFSDSPSRRRPGPSLMWWSVFKGDMSMVGCALPTSSAQPPLLKPGWTGLERLQQDNGLAGSDRERLQLYYMKNYSVWLDLEIIFQTVLHTLKR